Proteins co-encoded in one Methylobacterium sp. WL1 genomic window:
- a CDS encoding cytochrome c gives MRALLIGSMIAGLLAGTALSAPRRYTVPDPTAELRAPKDGASGGQAQGFVAAQANCQTCHSVDYIATQPPGRGKAFWESEVTKMIKVYHAPIDEADGHAIAAYLADTY, from the coding sequence ATGCGCGCGCTTTTGATCGGATCGATGATCGCCGGCCTTCTCGCCGGCACAGCCCTCTCGGCCCCGCGCCGCTACACGGTGCCGGATCCCACGGCCGAGTTGCGGGCCCCGAAGGACGGTGCGTCGGGTGGCCAGGCGCAGGGCTTCGTCGCAGCGCAGGCCAATTGCCAGACCTGCCACTCCGTCGATTACATCGCCACCCAGCCCCCGGGGCGGGGGAAGGCGTTCTGGGAGTCGGAGGTGACCAAGATGATCAAGGTCTACCACGCCCCGATCGACGAGGCGGACGGCCACGCGATCGCGGCCTATCTGGCGGACACGTATTGA
- a CDS encoding molybdopterin-dependent oxidoreductase, whose protein sequence is MAHLDRRRVLQGGLGALAVAATPLRARAEEVVLPFSSGTRPLVAYPGKRPLLQTTARPPQLETPFAVFDEGAITPNDAFFVRYHLADIPLEIDPDTFRLGIAGHVERPVSLSLAEIKALPGRSEIVAVNQCSGNSRGFFEPRMAGGQLANGAMGCARWTGVPLKSVLDRAGVKAGAVQVAFDGMDGPVLPETPDFVKALGLDHARDGEVMLAWGMNGEDLPWLNGFPLRLVVPGFYGTYWVKHLNAITVRDTPFDGFFMKSAYRIPDNACACTEPGQAAKATVPIGRLNVRSFLTSLADGADIKAGPVHVRGIAFDGGSGIKTVAVSTDEGRTWTQAALGQDSGPYAFRPWSLTLDLAAGAHSVRVRATANDGSTQPMDSLWNPSGYMRNGVEITRVRAA, encoded by the coding sequence ATGGCTCATCTCGACAGGCGCCGCGTTCTCCAGGGCGGCCTCGGCGCGCTGGCTGTTGCGGCGACGCCCTTGCGCGCCCGGGCTGAGGAGGTCGTGCTTCCCTTCAGCAGCGGCACGCGCCCGCTGGTCGCCTATCCGGGCAAGCGCCCGCTTCTGCAGACCACGGCCCGGCCGCCCCAGCTGGAGACGCCGTTCGCGGTGTTCGACGAGGGGGCGATCACCCCCAACGACGCCTTCTTCGTCCGCTATCACCTGGCCGACATCCCCCTGGAGATCGACCCGGACACGTTCCGGCTCGGCATCGCCGGCCATGTCGAGCGCCCGGTCTCGCTGTCGCTGGCCGAGATCAAGGCGCTGCCGGGGCGGAGCGAGATCGTGGCGGTCAACCAATGCTCGGGGAACTCGCGCGGCTTCTTCGAGCCGCGCATGGCCGGCGGTCAGCTCGCCAACGGCGCCATGGGCTGCGCGCGCTGGACCGGCGTGCCGCTGAAGAGCGTGCTCGACCGCGCCGGGGTGAAGGCGGGCGCCGTGCAGGTCGCGTTCGACGGGATGGACGGGCCGGTCCTGCCCGAGACCCCGGACTTCGTGAAGGCGCTCGGCCTCGACCATGCCCGCGACGGCGAGGTGATGCTGGCCTGGGGCATGAACGGCGAGGACCTGCCCTGGCTCAACGGGTTTCCGCTGCGCCTCGTGGTGCCGGGCTTCTACGGCACCTACTGGGTCAAGCACCTGAACGCGATCACGGTGCGCGACACGCCGTTCGACGGCTTCTTCATGAAGAGCGCCTACCGCATCCCGGACAATGCCTGCGCCTGCACGGAGCCGGGCCAGGCCGCCAAAGCCACGGTGCCGATCGGCCGGCTCAACGTGCGGTCGTTCCTGACCAGTCTCGCCGACGGGGCGGACATCAAGGCCGGTCCGGTGCACGTGCGCGGCATCGCGTTCGACGGCGGCTCCGGGATCAAGACGGTCGCGGTGTCCACCGACGAGGGCCGGACCTGGACGCAGGCCGCCCTGGGCCAGGATTCGGGTCCCTACGCGTTCCGGCCCTGGTCGCTCACCCTCGACCTGGCCGCGGGCGCGCACAGCGTCCGGGTCCGGGCCACCGCCAACGACGGCAGCACGCAGCCGATGGACTCGCTCTGGAACCCGTCCGGGTACATGCGCAACGGCGTCGAGATCACCCGGGTCCGGGCGGCGTGA
- a CDS encoding Ldh family oxidoreductase, whose protein sequence is MPTLSLAEAHALAAGAFRRCGAAPAAADSTARALVAAEADGLKGHGLSRVPGYAAQLRTGKVVGDARVVVSRPRPGLLAIDAGNGFAYPALDAALAELPDLARRQGIAAAGIRRSHHCGAAGLPVEALAEAGCVAILFANTPAAMAPWGGSRAVFGTNPLAFGCPLPGRAPIVIDLALSKVARASIVGAKQRGEAIPEGWALDAEGRPTTDPAAALDGTMAPLGDAKGTALALMVELLAAGLTGARFAAEASSFLDAAGDPPGTGQLILAIDATALGPDAPERFAVLAASIEAQDGARLPGSRRLDLRVRAARDGLTVPDTLAAEIEALG, encoded by the coding sequence ATGCCGACCCTGTCCCTCGCGGAGGCCCACGCGCTCGCGGCCGGCGCCTTCCGCCGCTGTGGCGCCGCCCCTGCCGCCGCCGACAGCACCGCCCGCGCGCTGGTCGCCGCGGAGGCGGACGGCCTGAAGGGCCATGGCCTGTCGCGGGTGCCGGGCTACGCCGCGCAGCTGCGCACCGGCAAGGTCGTGGGCGATGCCCGCGTGGTGGTGAGCCGGCCCCGGCCGGGACTCCTGGCGATCGATGCCGGCAACGGCTTCGCCTACCCGGCGCTCGACGCGGCCCTGGCCGAGCTGCCGGATCTGGCACGCCGGCAGGGGATCGCGGCGGCCGGGATCCGCCGCTCGCATCATTGCGGGGCGGCCGGCCTGCCCGTCGAGGCGCTGGCCGAGGCCGGGTGCGTCGCGATCCTGTTCGCCAACACCCCCGCCGCCATGGCGCCCTGGGGCGGCAGCCGGGCGGTGTTCGGCACCAACCCGCTGGCCTTCGGCTGCCCGCTGCCCGGTCGGGCGCCCATCGTGATCGACCTCGCCCTGTCGAAGGTCGCCCGGGCCAGCATCGTCGGCGCGAAGCAGCGCGGCGAGGCGATCCCGGAGGGCTGGGCGCTCGATGCCGAGGGACGCCCGACCACCGATCCCGCCGCCGCCCTCGACGGCACGATGGCGCCGCTCGGCGACGCCAAGGGGACGGCGCTCGCCTTGATGGTGGAACTCCTGGCGGCCGGGCTCACCGGTGCCCGCTTCGCCGCCGAGGCCAGCTCGTTCCTCGACGCGGCGGGCGACCCGCCCGGCACCGGACAGCTGATCCTGGCGATCGACGCCACGGCCCTCGGCCCCGACGCCCCGGAGCGCTTCGCCGTCCTGGCGGCTTCGATCGAGGCGCAGGACGGCGCTCGCCTGCCGGGAAGCCGGCGCCTCGACCTGCGGGTCCGCGCCGCGCGGGACGGGCTGACGGTTCCGGACACCCTCGCGGCCGAGATCGAAGCGTTGGGGTGA
- a CDS encoding ABC transporter permease, with protein MSSARVLTGAPLTVPPRPAATDPARPEIVRETGHAHGAPVVEKPLSAFERLYNQAWLRKILILVLLAGIWEAYGRYLDNDLLFPTFSATMEAFFRAVADGTLPARAWSSLKVLLMGYAAGVLLATLLTGIAIASRIGTDLLETLTSMFNPLPAIALLPLALIWFGLGNGSLIFVLVHSVTWAIALNTHSGFLSVSRTLTMVGRNYGLSGPRLIGKILIPAAFPSILTGLKVGWAFAWRTLIAAELVFGVSSGAGGLGWFIFENKNMLDIPNVFAGLLTVILIGLVVENLIFQTIERRTIQRWGMQA; from the coding sequence ATGTCTAGCGCGCGCGTGTTGACCGGCGCTCCCCTGACGGTGCCGCCGCGCCCCGCCGCCACGGATCCGGCCCGCCCCGAGATCGTGCGGGAGACCGGCCACGCCCACGGCGCCCCGGTTGTGGAGAAGCCGCTCTCGGCGTTCGAGCGCCTGTACAACCAAGCCTGGCTGCGCAAGATCCTGATCCTCGTCCTGCTGGCGGGGATCTGGGAGGCCTACGGGCGCTACCTCGACAACGACCTCCTGTTCCCGACCTTCTCGGCCACCATGGAGGCGTTCTTCCGGGCGGTCGCCGACGGGACGCTGCCGGCCCGGGCCTGGAGCTCGCTGAAGGTGCTGCTGATGGGCTACGCCGCCGGCGTCCTCCTGGCGACCCTGCTCACCGGCATCGCCATCGCGTCGCGGATCGGGACCGACCTCCTCGAGACCCTGACGTCGATGTTCAACCCGCTGCCGGCGATCGCGCTGCTGCCGCTGGCGCTGATCTGGTTCGGGCTCGGCAACGGCAGCCTGATCTTCGTCCTGGTCCACTCGGTGACCTGGGCGATCGCGCTCAACACCCATTCGGGCTTCCTGTCGGTGAGCCGGACGCTCACGATGGTCGGGCGCAATTACGGGCTGTCGGGCCCGCGGCTGATCGGCAAGATCCTGATCCCGGCCGCGTTCCCGTCGATCCTCACCGGCCTGAAGGTCGGCTGGGCCTTCGCGTGGCGCACGCTGATCGCGGCCGAGCTGGTGTTCGGCGTCAGCTCCGGGGCGGGCGGGCTCGGCTGGTTCATTTTCGAGAACAAGAACATGCTCGACATCCCGAACGTGTTCGCCGGGCTGCTCACCGTGATCCTGATCGGCCTCGTGGTGGAGAACCTGATCTTCCAGACGATCGAGCGGCGGACCATCCAGCGCTGGGGCATGCAGGCCTGA
- a CDS encoding ABC transporter ATP-binding protein, giving the protein MDTGQPLLEVDGVTLRYKTPEHLVTATYRVSFRIWPGDRFVLLGPSGCGKSTLLKAVGGYMAPTEGEIRLKGRPVTEPGPDRMMVFQEFDQLLPWKTVRQNVVFALEASGRLKGREALERANLYIDKVNLTKFADSYPHTLSGGMKQRVAIARGMAMEPDILLMDEPFAALDALTRRRMQDELLMLWEETRFTVLFVTHSIPEAIKVGSRILLLSPHPGEVKAELNSAATPEAALRLENRIQQMLFSEEIQEAENV; this is encoded by the coding sequence ATGGATACGGGTCAGCCTCTGCTGGAGGTCGACGGCGTCACGCTCCGCTACAAGACGCCCGAGCACCTCGTCACGGCCACCTACCGGGTGAGCTTCCGGATCTGGCCCGGGGACCGGTTCGTCCTGCTCGGACCCTCCGGGTGCGGGAAGTCGACCCTGCTCAAGGCGGTGGGCGGCTACATGGCCCCCACCGAGGGAGAGATCCGGCTGAAAGGCCGCCCGGTGACCGAGCCCGGCCCCGACCGGATGATGGTGTTCCAGGAATTCGACCAGCTGCTGCCGTGGAAGACGGTCCGGCAGAACGTGGTCTTCGCCCTCGAAGCCTCGGGCCGGCTGAAGGGACGGGAGGCGCTGGAGCGGGCGAACCTCTACATCGACAAGGTCAACCTGACGAAGTTCGCCGACAGCTACCCGCACACCCTGTCGGGCGGCATGAAGCAGCGCGTCGCCATCGCCCGCGGCATGGCGATGGAGCCCGACATCCTGCTGATGGACGAGCCGTTCGCGGCGCTCGACGCGCTCACCCGGCGGCGCATGCAGGACGAGCTGCTGATGCTCTGGGAGGAGACGCGCTTCACGGTGCTGTTCGTGACGCACTCGATCCCCGAGGCGATCAAGGTCGGCTCGCGCATCCTGCTGCTCTCGCCCCATCCGGGCGAGGTCAAGGCCGAGCTCAACAGCGCGGCAACCCCGGAGGCGGCGCTGCGGCTCGAGAACCGCATCCAGCAGATGCTCTTTTCGGAAGAGATCCAGGAGGCGGAGAATGTCTAG
- a CDS encoding amidohydrolase/deacetylase family metallohydrolase, which yields MPHDLILKGARIIDPSQNHDGIGDVAFAQGRVSGFGRDLVAGPGTQVRAMAGAIVTPGLINLHTHVYWGGTSLGIDADAFCRTSGVTTSVDTGSAGPGNFSGFRTHVIDRSEARILAYLHVSFAGIFGFSKTIMVGESEDPRLMAPREAVEVVEANRDVIVGIKVRVGRHASGDQGTAPLDIALQVAEETGLPLMAHIDEPPPSYEAVLAMLRPGDVLTHAFRPFPNSPITAQGAVKPALREARARGVLFDIGHGKGSFAFKTARAMLAGGFLPDTISSDVHQLCIDGPAFDQVTTMSKMLCLGMSLRDVVAASTVNAAVALKRMEYGTLKVGALGDATVLSVQDGAFDYVDTRGEHMTGAQRIVSEGVVLRGRWWHPV from the coding sequence GTGCCGCACGACCTCATCCTCAAGGGTGCGCGGATCATCGACCCGTCCCAGAACCACGACGGGATCGGCGACGTCGCCTTCGCGCAGGGCCGCGTCTCGGGCTTCGGCCGCGATCTCGTCGCGGGCCCGGGCACGCAGGTGCGCGCGATGGCGGGCGCGATCGTCACGCCCGGGCTGATCAACCTGCACACCCACGTCTACTGGGGCGGTACCTCGCTGGGCATCGACGCCGACGCGTTCTGCCGGACCTCCGGGGTGACGACCTCGGTCGATACCGGCAGTGCCGGGCCCGGCAATTTTTCCGGATTTCGCACCCACGTCATCGACCGCTCGGAGGCGCGGATCCTGGCCTACCTGCACGTCTCCTTCGCCGGCATCTTCGGCTTCTCGAAGACCATCATGGTCGGCGAGAGCGAGGATCCGCGGCTGATGGCGCCCCGCGAGGCCGTGGAGGTGGTCGAGGCCAACCGGGACGTCATCGTCGGCATCAAGGTCCGGGTCGGGCGCCACGCCTCCGGCGACCAGGGCACCGCGCCCCTCGACATCGCCCTGCAGGTCGCGGAGGAGACCGGCCTGCCGCTGATGGCCCATATCGACGAGCCGCCGCCGAGCTACGAGGCGGTGCTGGCCATGCTGCGCCCCGGCGACGTGCTGACCCACGCCTTCCGGCCGTTCCCGAATTCCCCGATCACCGCCCAGGGCGCCGTGAAGCCCGCCCTGCGGGAGGCCCGGGCGCGCGGCGTGCTGTTCGATATCGGCCACGGCAAAGGCTCGTTCGCGTTCAAGACCGCCCGGGCCATGCTGGCGGGGGGCTTCCTGCCGGACACGATCTCGTCCGACGTGCACCAGCTCTGCATCGACGGGCCGGCCTTCGATCAGGTCACCACCATGTCCAAGATGCTCTGCCTCGGCATGAGTCTGCGCGACGTCGTCGCCGCCTCCACGGTCAACGCCGCGGTGGCGCTCAAGCGCATGGAATACGGGACCCTGAAGGTCGGGGCGCTCGGCGATGCCACCGTGCTGTCGGTGCAGGACGGGGCGTTCGACTACGTGGACACGCGGGGCGAGCACATGACTGGCGCCCAGCGGATCGTGTCGGAGGGCGTGGTGCTGCGGGGTCGATGGTGGCACCCGGTTTGA
- a CDS encoding oligopeptide/dipeptide ABC transporter ATP-binding protein: MSVTPAPTSRTLLEVNDLKKHFSLGGGLFGRSTRVLKAVDGLSFTVDRGETLSLVGESGCGKSTVAKALMRLYTPTAGQVVLAGRRIDDLSAGTLRPLRRRMQMVFQDPFSSLNPRMRVRAILAEPIRNFGLAKGSADIEAKLAALMERVGLPREALGRWPHEFSGGQRQRIGIARALAAEPDLIICDEAVSALDVSVKAQIVNLLRDLQRELDLAMLFISHDLAIVEHMTHRVAVMYLGKIVEIGPRRALFLAPKHPYTQALLSAVPIPEPGAGRTRIVLKGDVPSPINPPAGCRFHTRCPQAFDRCRVEEPRLDPVGAGHLAACHLNDDAAAPAVAA; this comes from the coding sequence ATGAGCGTCACCCCCGCGCCCACATCCCGCACCCTGCTGGAGGTCAATGACCTCAAGAAACACTTTTCCCTCGGCGGCGGCCTGTTCGGCCGGTCGACCCGGGTGCTCAAGGCGGTGGACGGCCTGTCCTTCACGGTGGACCGGGGCGAGACCCTGTCGCTGGTCGGCGAATCCGGCTGCGGCAAGTCCACGGTCGCCAAGGCGCTGATGCGCCTCTACACGCCGACCGCCGGGCAGGTGGTGCTGGCCGGCCGGCGCATCGACGACCTCTCGGCCGGCACCCTGCGGCCCCTGCGCCGCCGGATGCAGATGGTGTTCCAGGACCCGTTCTCGTCCCTCAACCCGCGGATGCGGGTGCGGGCGATCCTGGCCGAGCCGATCCGCAATTTCGGGCTGGCCAAGGGCTCGGCCGACATCGAGGCGAAGCTCGCGGCCCTGATGGAGCGGGTCGGCCTGCCGCGCGAGGCGTTGGGGCGCTGGCCCCACGAATTCTCCGGCGGCCAGCGCCAGCGCATCGGCATCGCCCGGGCGCTCGCCGCCGAGCCGGACCTGATCATCTGCGACGAGGCGGTCTCGGCGCTCGACGTCTCGGTGAAGGCCCAGATCGTCAACCTGCTGCGCGACCTGCAGCGCGAGCTCGACCTCGCGATGCTGTTCATCTCGCACGACCTCGCCATCGTGGAGCACATGACCCACCGGGTGGCGGTGATGTATCTCGGCAAGATCGTCGAGATCGGCCCGCGGCGGGCGCTGTTCCTGGCCCCGAAGCACCCCTACACCCAGGCCCTGCTCTCGGCGGTCCCGATCCCCGAGCCCGGGGCCGGACGCACCCGCATCGTACTCAAGGGCGACGTCCCGAGCCCGATCAACCCGCCCGCCGGCTGCCGCTTCCACACCCGCTGCCCGCAGGCCTTCGACCGCTGCAGGGTCGAGGAGCCCCGCCTCGATCCCGTGGGCGCCGGCCATCTGGCCGCCTGCCACCTCAACGACGACGCGGCCGCACCGGCGGTCGCGGCCTGA
- a CDS encoding ABC transporter ATP-binding protein, which translates to MSGTPLLSIESLQVHFRTPDGVNRAVDGVSFAIQAGETLAIVGESGCGKSVTAMSILRLLPEPPASIAGAIRFEGTNLLDLPTRAMRKIRGNDISVIFQEPMTSLNPVLTVGRQIGETLRLHQGLSRREAEARAVEMLTLVGIPEPGRRVREYPHQLSGGMRQRVMIAIALACSPKLLIADEPTTALDVTIQAQILDLMRDLKHRVGAAIMLITHDLGVVAEVADRVVVMYAGRKVEEASVRDLFRAPRHPYTRGLMGAVPKLGAVEHGATERLAEIPGMVPSLKQRIEGCVFAGRCPDVTDLCRAYAPALEPKAPAHLAACHYAPKDALAA; encoded by the coding sequence GTGAGCGGCACCCCCCTCCTGTCGATCGAGAGCCTGCAGGTCCACTTCCGCACCCCCGACGGGGTGAACCGGGCGGTGGACGGCGTGTCCTTCGCCATCCAGGCGGGGGAGACCCTGGCGATCGTCGGCGAATCCGGCTGCGGCAAGTCGGTGACCGCGATGTCGATCCTGCGCCTCCTGCCCGAGCCGCCGGCCAGCATCGCCGGCGCCATCCGGTTCGAGGGGACGAATCTCCTCGACCTGCCGACCCGCGCGATGCGCAAGATCCGCGGCAACGACATCAGCGTCATCTTCCAGGAGCCGATGACCAGCCTGAACCCGGTGCTGACGGTGGGCCGCCAGATCGGCGAGACCCTGCGGCTGCACCAGGGCCTGAGCCGGCGCGAGGCCGAGGCCCGGGCCGTGGAGATGCTGACGCTGGTCGGCATCCCCGAGCCCGGGCGCCGGGTGCGGGAATACCCGCACCAGCTCTCGGGCGGCATGCGCCAGCGGGTGATGATCGCCATCGCGCTCGCCTGCTCGCCCAAGCTCCTGATCGCCGACGAGCCGACCACGGCGCTCGACGTGACCATCCAGGCCCAGATCCTCGACCTGATGCGCGACCTGAAGCATCGCGTCGGCGCCGCGATCATGCTGATCACCCACGATCTCGGCGTGGTCGCCGAAGTCGCCGACCGGGTGGTGGTGATGTATGCCGGCCGGAAGGTCGAGGAGGCCTCGGTCCGCGACCTGTTCCGGGCGCCGCGCCATCCCTACACCCGCGGCCTGATGGGGGCCGTACCCAAGCTCGGCGCTGTCGAGCACGGCGCCACCGAGCGGCTCGCCGAGATTCCCGGCATGGTCCCGAGCCTGAAGCAGCGGATCGAGGGCTGCGTCTTCGCCGGACGCTGCCCGGACGTGACCGACCTGTGCCGCGCCTACGCCCCGGCCCTGGAGCCGAAGGCCCCCGCGCATCTCGCCGCCTGTCACTACGCGCCCAAGGACGCCCTCGCGGCATGA
- a CDS encoding ABC transporter permease, with protein sequence MPDVIPARKRRGRVWTYVRRNPTIVAGGGLLLVVFLMAVLAPYLGTVDPTALAPAKRTRVPSAQYWFGTDMLGRDIYSRVVYGARVSLLVGFSVALLASVAGLAVGLVSGMVRWLDGIVMRIVDGMMSIPPILLAITLMALTRGSVQNVIVAITIAEIPRVARLVRGVVLSLREQPYVEAAVTTGTRMPAIIWRHILPNTLAPMTVQATYICASAMITEAILSFIGAGVPPSTPSWGNIMAEGRALWQVKFYIILFPAIFLSMTVLAVNLVGDGLRDALDPRMAKDA encoded by the coding sequence CTGCCGGACGTGATCCCGGCCCGCAAGCGCCGGGGCCGGGTCTGGACCTATGTGCGCCGCAACCCGACCATCGTGGCCGGCGGGGGCCTGCTCCTCGTGGTGTTCCTGATGGCGGTGCTCGCGCCCTATCTCGGCACCGTCGATCCCACCGCCCTGGCGCCGGCCAAGCGCACCCGCGTGCCCTCGGCCCAATACTGGTTCGGCACCGACATGCTCGGCCGGGACATCTATTCGCGGGTGGTCTACGGCGCCCGGGTCTCGCTGCTGGTCGGCTTTTCCGTGGCGCTCCTCGCCTCGGTGGCGGGGCTCGCGGTCGGACTCGTCTCCGGGATGGTGCGCTGGCTCGACGGCATCGTCATGCGGATCGTGGACGGCATGATGTCGATCCCGCCGATCCTGCTGGCCATCACCCTGATGGCGCTCACCCGCGGCTCGGTCCAGAACGTGATCGTGGCGATCACCATCGCGGAGATCCCCCGGGTCGCCCGGCTGGTCCGGGGCGTCGTGCTGTCCTTGCGCGAGCAGCCCTATGTCGAGGCCGCCGTAACCACGGGCACGCGCATGCCGGCGATCATCTGGCGCCACATCCTGCCCAACACCCTGGCGCCCATGACCGTGCAGGCGACCTACATCTGCGCCTCCGCGATGATCACCGAGGCGATCCTGTCGTTCATCGGCGCGGGCGTGCCGCCGTCGACGCCGTCCTGGGGCAACATCATGGCCGAGGGCCGGGCCCTCTGGCAGGTGAAGTTCTACATCATCCTGTTCCCGGCGATCTTCCTGTCCATGACGGTGCTCGCGGTGAACCTCGTCGGCGACGGCCTGCGCGACGCCCTCGACCCCCGCATGGCCAAAGACGCGTGA
- a CDS encoding ABC transporter permease has product MLGYIGRRILATIPVMAVVGLFVFSLLYFAPGDPAAIIAGDQATPDDVARIRASLGLDRPFLVRFGEWSWQILHGDLGTSIFTNLPVTTMIGQRVQPTVSLMLVTLILAVVVAVPLGVVAAWKAGSLIDRLVMGLAVMGFSVPVFVVGYVLAYVFALELGWLPVQGYTPIEQGLWPWFANLILPAVTLGLVYIALIARVTRATMLDVLQQDYVRTARAKGLAQGPVLFIHALKNAAVPIVTVIGIGIALLIGGAVVTETVFAIPGLGRLTVDAILRRDYPVIQGVVLLFSFVYVLVNLAIDLFYTLLDPRIRY; this is encoded by the coding sequence ATGCTCGGCTATATCGGCAGGCGCATCCTGGCCACCATCCCGGTGATGGCGGTGGTCGGCTTGTTCGTCTTCAGCCTCCTCTACTTCGCCCCCGGCGATCCGGCCGCGATCATCGCGGGCGATCAGGCGACACCGGACGACGTCGCGCGCATCCGCGCCTCGCTCGGCCTCGACCGGCCGTTCCTGGTCCGGTTCGGCGAATGGTCCTGGCAGATCCTGCACGGGGACCTCGGCACCTCGATCTTCACCAACCTGCCGGTCACCACGATGATCGGGCAGCGGGTGCAGCCGACCGTCTCGCTGATGCTCGTCACCCTGATCCTGGCCGTCGTGGTCGCGGTGCCGCTCGGCGTCGTGGCGGCCTGGAAGGCCGGCAGCCTGATCGACCGCCTGGTCATGGGGCTCGCCGTGATGGGCTTCTCGGTGCCGGTCTTCGTGGTCGGCTACGTGCTGGCCTACGTGTTCGCCCTCGAACTCGGCTGGCTGCCAGTGCAGGGCTACACGCCGATCGAGCAGGGCCTATGGCCGTGGTTCGCGAACCTGATCCTGCCCGCGGTGACGCTGGGCCTCGTCTACATCGCGCTGATCGCCCGGGTGACGCGGGCGACCATGCTGGACGTGCTGCAGCAGGATTACGTGCGCACCGCCCGGGCCAAGGGGCTGGCGCAGGGGCCGGTGCTGTTCATCCACGCCCTCAAGAACGCCGCGGTGCCGATCGTCACCGTGATCGGCATCGGCATCGCGCTGCTGATCGGCGGCGCCGTCGTCACCGAGACGGTGTTCGCGATTCCCGGCCTCGGCCGCCTCACGGTCGATGCGATCCTGCGGCGCGATTACCCGGTCATCCAGGGCGTCGTCCTGCTGTTCAGCTTCGTCTACGTGCTGGTGAACCTCGCCATCGACCTGTTCTACACCTTGCTCGACCCGAGGATCCGCTATTGA